From Thermoflavifilum aggregans, a single genomic window includes:
- a CDS encoding beta-glucosidase — protein sequence MNVRNLQWMLTMLVSSCIPLWLSAQTLDDATIYRKADSLIALMTLEEKVNMIHASSSFTSGGVPRLGIPELVMSDGPHGVRMEHGRGWTELHVDDSVTYLPVGVCLAATWNPQLGYAFGTVLGSEANARGRDVILGPGICVIRTPLNGRNFEYMSEDPYLISKMVVGYIQGVQSQGIAACVKHYLANNQETDRFTINVDMPERALQEIYLPGFKAAVQQGNVLTLMGAYNKFRGQYCTENAYLIHNILKSQLGFKGLVMSDWGAVHNTMEALMNGTDLEMGTDLSMLPNPDYHKFFMGDTVISLVKRGIVPESVIDEKVRRILYVMYKVHKFDSLRPKGVRNTPEHQAIALKVAKEGIVLLKNDQHLLPFNVKKIKTIAVIGASADWKNARAGGSSQVPALFEITPLQGIRDLVGNRVRVVYASGYRIARDFHADPAMIQQAVEAARKADIVIYVGGWIHGYSDAWDDNAFDAEGVDKPDMYLPFDQDTLIKAVLKANPRTAIVLMGGGPVDMTRWIDQASAIVQAWYPGMEGGKALAEILFGLVNPSGKLPMTFPKTLADNPTARFDSYPGKQGFEYYSEGLFVGYRYYDTYHVQPQFCFGHGLSYTTFAYEQLQIEKSGPDSVTVRFTLRNTGSMAGAEVAQVYVHEEQPRMVRPEKELKGFQKVFLQPGESRTVTIRLPRSAFSYFDDHRMQWVMDPARFDILIGSSSEDIRLKGQVDFE from the coding sequence ATGAATGTTCGAAATCTCCAATGGATGCTCACCATGCTTGTGAGCAGCTGTATTCCTTTGTGGCTGTCTGCCCAGACGCTTGACGATGCTACTATCTACCGAAAGGCCGATTCCCTGATTGCCCTGATGACGCTGGAAGAAAAGGTGAATATGATTCATGCCAGCTCATCGTTTACCAGCGGAGGTGTGCCCCGGCTGGGCATTCCCGAACTGGTGATGTCTGACGGGCCCCATGGAGTGCGCATGGAGCATGGACGGGGCTGGACCGAGCTGCATGTGGATGATTCGGTAACCTATCTGCCTGTAGGTGTGTGTCTGGCCGCCACCTGGAATCCGCAGCTGGGTTATGCCTTTGGTACGGTGCTGGGCAGCGAAGCCAATGCCCGCGGGAGAGACGTGATTTTAGGCCCTGGCATCTGCGTAATCCGCACGCCACTCAATGGCCGCAACTTTGAATACATGAGTGAAGATCCTTACCTGATCTCAAAAATGGTGGTGGGCTACATTCAGGGTGTACAATCGCAGGGCATTGCAGCCTGTGTAAAGCATTATCTGGCCAACAATCAGGAAACGGATCGTTTTACCATTAACGTGGATATGCCCGAACGGGCTTTGCAGGAAATTTACCTGCCCGGCTTCAAGGCAGCTGTGCAGCAAGGAAATGTGCTGACGCTGATGGGTGCGTATAACAAGTTCCGCGGTCAGTATTGCACGGAAAATGCCTATCTGATCCACAACATCCTGAAATCACAGCTGGGCTTCAAAGGACTGGTGATGAGCGACTGGGGTGCGGTGCACAATACGATGGAAGCCTTGATGAACGGTACTGACCTGGAAATGGGCACAGACCTGAGTATGTTGCCCAATCCGGATTATCATAAGTTTTTCATGGGCGATACGGTGATCAGCCTGGTGAAACGGGGCATCGTTCCCGAATCGGTGATTGATGAAAAAGTCAGGCGCATACTGTATGTGATGTATAAAGTGCATAAGTTCGACAGCCTACGACCCAAAGGCGTGCGCAACACACCCGAACATCAGGCCATAGCCCTGAAAGTAGCTAAGGAAGGTATTGTGTTGTTGAAAAATGATCAGCACCTGCTGCCTTTCAATGTAAAGAAAATCAAAACCATAGCGGTGATCGGTGCCAGTGCTGACTGGAAAAATGCCAGGGCCGGCGGCAGTTCACAGGTGCCCGCTTTGTTTGAAATTACGCCTCTGCAGGGAATCCGCGATCTGGTGGGGAATCGGGTGCGTGTGGTATATGCTTCCGGATATCGCATTGCCAGGGATTTTCATGCTGATCCGGCCATGATTCAGCAGGCAGTGGAAGCTGCCCGGAAAGCCGATATCGTGATTTATGTGGGTGGCTGGATTCATGGGTATTCCGATGCGTGGGACGACAATGCGTTTGATGCGGAAGGAGTGGATAAACCCGATATGTATTTGCCTTTCGACCAGGATACGTTGATAAAGGCTGTGTTGAAAGCCAATCCCCGCACGGCCATCGTGCTGATGGGCGGAGGCCCGGTGGATATGACACGCTGGATTGATCAGGCTTCTGCTATTGTACAGGCCTGGTATCCCGGTATGGAAGGCGGGAAAGCATTGGCAGAAATTCTGTTTGGCCTGGTCAATCCGTCCGGAAAATTGCCCATGACTTTCCCCAAAACCCTTGCCGACAACCCCACCGCCCGCTTTGATTCCTATCCCGGCAAACAAGGATTTGAGTATTACAGCGAAGGCTTGTTTGTTGGTTACCGGTATTACGATACCTATCATGTGCAGCCTCAGTTTTGCTTTGGCCATGGCTTGTCGTATACCACATTTGCATACGAACAACTGCAGATTGAAAAATCAGGTCCTGACAGTGTGACGGTTCGTTTTACCTTGCGAAATACCGGATCCATGGCCGGTGCGGAAGTAGCTCAGGTGTATGTGCACGAAGAACAGCCACGCATGGTGCGGCCGGAAAAGGAACTGAAGGGCTTTCAGAAAGTATTTCTGCAGCCAGGCGAAAGTCGCACTGTCACCATCAGACTTCCCCGTTCAGCCTTCAGCTATTTTGATGATCATCGCATGCAATGGGTCATGGATCCGGCCCGGTTTGATATTCTGATCGGCAGCTCTTCGGAAGATATCCGGCTGAAAGGCCAGGTTGATTTTGAATAA